TAAGAATTCAGAAACAGATTTACCCTCTGAGATTTTCTTTCTTATTGCAGTAGAAGAGATATTTAAGGCTGGAATTTCTACAACAAAAATAGAATACTTAGAATTCTTCACTTTTATATTTTTATAATTTCCCTTTTTTTCTAATAACTTAAAAGATATATTTTTATATTTTGGTTGAACAGTTTTTGACAAAATATCTATAATGTCATTGTCCTCATATCCTGGTCTAGAATTAACAATAAAATGACAGTTTTTAAAGAGGAGATCAACATCCTTCCATGTGGATATTTCTAGGAATGCATCGATACCAACTGTAAAATAAAACTCTGTCTTTTTACCAAATCTATTTTTAAGTTCTTCTAAGGTCTTTATAGAATAAGAATGACCTTTCCTCATTAATTCATTGAAAGAGACCATAAAGTTTGGATTATGGAGGGTAGCAATTGCAACCATGCATAAACGATGAAAGGATTCTGCTATTTTTTCTATTTTTTTATGAGGAGGTTGTGAAGAAGGTATAAAAATAACTGAATCGAGTTTAAATCTATCAAAAATTTCTCCTGCTACCTTGAGATGTCCTTTATGAATAGGATTAAATGTTCCCCCGATTAGACCTATACGCATATATTTTTTTACTGTAACCTAAGAAGAGAAGTTACAGTCAATAATTTGTTCACCTCCTTATCTGACCGTTACCCAAAATGATATATTTGGTAGTTGTTAAATCCTCAAGCCCCATCGGTCCCCTGACATGCAATTTCTGAGTGCTAATACCCATTTCTGCTCCGAGACCGAACTGGTTTCCATCAGTGAATCTCGTCGATGCATTAACAAAAACTGAGGAAGAATCCACCTCGTTTAAAAAAGTTCTGGCTTTATTATAATTGGTTGTAACGATGGCTTCTGCTAGGCCAGAACTATATGTTGCAATATGATCTATAGCCTCCTTTATATCTTTAACAACCTTTATGGAAAGAATGAGATCTAAGTATTCTGTTTCCCAATCCTTTTTAGAAGCTTTTTTAACAAAGGGTAGTATCTTTTTTGTTATTGGACAACCCCTAATTTCTACCCCTGCTTCTTTGAATCTCTTGGCCATTGAGGGAAGAAATGTTTCAGAAATTTCTTTGTTTACCAATAGGGTTTCCATTGCATTACATACTCCGGGCCTTTGAACCTTGGCATTAAAGGCTATCTCTTCTGCCATCTTTAAGTCTGCCTCATTGTCTATATAAATATGACATAGGCCTTTATCGTGTTTTATTACTGGTATTCTCGAGTTCTCTACTACCATATTGATAAGTTCAAATCCACCCCTTGGAATAACTAAATCAATATATGCATCTAATTTTAACATCTCATAAACAGCAGTTCTATCAG
The sequence above is a segment of the Nitrospinota bacterium genome. Coding sequences within it:
- the nadD gene encoding nicotinate-nucleotide adenylyltransferase, whose translation is MRIGLIGGTFNPIHKGHLKVAGEIFDRFKLDSVIFIPSSQPPHKKIEKIAESFHRLCMVAIATLHNPNFMVSFNELMRKGHSYSIKTLEELKNRFGKKTEFYFTVGIDAFLEISTWKDVDLLFKNCHFIVNSRPGYEDNDIIDILSKTVQPKYKNISFKLLEKKGNYKNIKVKNSKYSIFVVEIPALNISSTAIRKKISEGKSVSEFLPKGVEAYIKKNKLYINNK
- a CDS encoding glutamate-5-semialdehyde dehydrogenase; this translates as MDIKKMVMTIAKDAKIVSQNLRTLSTDIKNNALLNMANSLEKKTNVIIDANKKDIKNAKKKRLSSAMIDRLTLNPSRVRTMSDGLREVVSLPDPVGEITRMWKRPNNLQIGKIRVPIGVIGIIYESRPNVTVDTAGLALKAGNAIILRGGSEAIHSNITITKILREASKMSNLPVNSIQLIDVTDRTAVYEMLKLDAYIDLVIPRGGFELINMVVENSRIPVIKHDKGLCHIYIDNEADLKMAEEIAFNAKVQRPGVCNAMETLLVNKEISETFLPSMAKRFKEAGVEIRGCPITKKILPFVKKASKKDWETEYLDLILSIKVVKDIKEAIDHIATYSSGLAEAIVTTNYNKARTFLNEVDSSSVFVNASTRFTDGNQFGLGAEMGISTQKLHVRGPMGLEDLTTTKYIILGNGQIRR